ACCTTGTCTTGCTGATCAGTTTTGTTGTATAACATTTCTATCTaaatattaaagccaaaaaaaaagaacaatcgTCAACAAACGGTAACAATTAACTTCAATAAGGAGTCAACTGATAGTTTCGGTACTGGGAAATAATATGTAGATCATATTACCCTTTACAATTTTGTCAAAAGTgctataaattgataaaaatctccatatataaaggcaacagtagtacaccgcttttcaaaagtcataaatcgattgagagaaaacaaatccggattacaaaataaaacagagggaaacacatcaactataagaggaaaacaaagaaacaacagaacactaaagtgcaaaaacaacaacaaacgacaatgcaaaatACATAGAAACCAACTGTTGGATAAAAAAACTGCCAtgttcctgacatggtacagggcatttaaaaaaaatggtgagtGAAACCTGGTATTGTGGTAAGCCAAAGCTCCAAGCTTTATGGCAATGTTGACTATACCGCTAAAATCACAACACTACATGTGATAACAAATAATTCCATAAGGAGTCGTCTGACTATTTAAGCCGTTGTTATTATTTGTAGATCCTGCATATGTTGCTAATAATTTTCCTGATGATTTGTTTTatgtatctattataattttcgaaataatatatatatttttttatttaagggcTATTACTCCTATTAGAAGCCATCAGACATTTTTGACGTTAATAGACAGCAGGTAGAACGCAAGATTCCTTAAATTCTGCTTTCTGTCAGATTTTCTCCATTCACGGTGGTTTTCGAGGTTAGAGACGAAACTTGCCTTTTACCCCTAAATTCTATTTTTAGCTTCTTTCCATCAATCTTGATTGACAGTCggagtcatcggacacattttttaaaacaagatacaccACTATTAATTGTTAACAAGTTTGGTTAAAtcatagtttcagagaagatctTTGTAAAAATCACCGGACGACGACAAAGACGGACACCACGACGTACGAACGACAAAAACTGATGAAAAAAATGCACTCGACTTTTCGAAAATGAGCTCAAAAGAATATCTGGTGTATTTTCACTTGGATTGTATGAAAAACTTCTACAGAAACGACCGATCAAATTAAACCAGAAATCTCAAAATTTTCCGTTATAAGGTTATAGCTAGTGTTGTTGCTTTGCGGTTATCAGTTAGTTGACTAAGAAGTCTGGTAGGACAGCTTTAATTTTCTACTGGGTCTCTCTGAGTGTATTTTAGTTCTTGGCAACTCagccatttttttttcgttttttcgGATATAAGTTTACATAAAACGTTGAGAAACTATACAAAAAGATCTTCTAAAGCCATtcatttcaaaaaatttatgtCGATGTTGAATAAAATACTTCTTGTGAACTGCTACAGCAATTAAACCAAGCCTTCCAGTATCTTGTTATATACGGGACTCCAACgcaaaatatgtaaaacaatttgtttttatagaacTTTGTACCAGTGAATGACTTATTATTAGGGAAAGCCTGTGGCTTTGTGTTTCATTTATACAGTGTCTTACAGACAACTACACATCAGTTctagtttattttaaaaaaaaatgagctgTAATGGAAACTATCACcatcagttttatttatttcatcaaatataataattagTTTAACCAATCCACGTCTTGCAGGCAGACTTAGAGATTAAGTGCACCATGTTATTCTCATCTgcaataaaatataacatttaataacatttacaataactcaaaataaaatcatccttcaaaataaatatttagttaATCATTAGATTTAAATATTGTCAGAAACACTAACTATTTTGTTCTTGCAGTTACTATTATATCTAGTACTGTTATATTTACCGTTGACCTCAAATAAGGTACATCCATGTGTTCATTCGAAGATTTGAAGTTACACTGATATAGAAGACCATATTCAGACTCTTTTTGTCTTTGAAATCATTTTATTTCaagagtattttttatttttccctCGAGGAAATTTTCCTTATGTGAAACCCTAAGCCGACCAACAACTTGAAGGCAAAAGTGGAACAAAGGTCTGTGTTGTcccttttcaattttcatttgtaaaactCAGTACTTAATATGAAGATAAAGTACACTGTTCTTTACAATATTGCTATAATCTTATAATCAGTTTTTAGGTGGACCTTTATTATCATTTGTCTTCttgttctttttgtattttgCCATTGAATTGtcagttatttttcaatatccctttggtatctttcgtctctatTGATATTGTTATTGCTGTTCTGATTTATCAAATAAGTATTTTTACACAATATCGTTTTTCAGTTGAGTCTTGCTTGAATAAGGTTgtatttgattttcctttttcgCAACTCGAGTTTTAATTACCGAGTTTTTTGCTATAGTCCATACGTCTGCAGTATGAGCATGGTCCAGCGTAGGTATGGTGGTCAGCACCGCATAGTAATTCGTGTTCTCTTGGACAGGTCCATAAATGCCCAGTGCTTCCTTCTCCTGCTATGGACCCATGGGTCATATATGAACTACAGTCGAGCTACAAGATGTGATAGTAAATCATTGTAACTTTAATACATATGGGAAACATCTAGACTGCGTTTACACCAGTAAAGCCAACATAAGTGTAAGTCTTTCTCGAGAGAAATTTTTTGATTAGTAATGAAATgcttttaattgaaaaataacaaaagtttaTATCCACGTCTACTTCAAAAATTCACCCGTTTACAGTCAACAATCAAGTACCTTTAAATCCGAATGAAAATGACATAGTTTTACTTGTTAAACTTCCGATGACGAACAGTTACAATACAAAGAAATACTAGAAAACGAGACATAATAGAAAATAGTGTACTTGTTTTTAAGACGGACACTAGGGAACTAATTGCTTACTTCTTTTTGGAATTTACAGATAATGTGAAGTACTTCATTAGCTAAAATGCAAATGTTGGCATAACAAAGATGTCTGTAGATTTTCATATGAATTGTATGTGTAGAAATGAATGTTAACCTAGGTGAAAAAGTATATGGAAATATAACACGATTTTCGAAACATTTGTCGAGAAGTTAGATTGCgattaaggttttttttaaagtatcaaGAAATATAAggattatttgtgacttttttaaTGCTTAGCATAGGAAAAGCTTCAAGGGTTATAACATATTAAGAAACAAATTGATTTCATGAGAAACTCGAATTATTTTGACATCCTTCATGGACATTCTACAAATCTGTTACTGTTCCtggtaataaaatcttttgacctcTTTTTTATTAGTAAACTTAATGTTATTTACTTTATCTTGATATTCATTAACTCATTTATTCAAGAACGTCATAAAAGAGAAGAAACAAGAACATTGATCCGTTAATCCGCATGATGACATAATACACTCTTACAGCTACcaacattagttttttttaaatatcatactaTGTTTAGATACTTGAAAATTAATTGAATGCACAATAATTTCGAGGCCTGGTGTGTTTTCTCTTTTCAAAATATAGTAGTCTCTTTATGAAGAGATATTCACAAGATCATTTATATCACAGAGACTTCTGAAAAGAGAAGACTTTAGGGTTTTTTTAAGATAACGAACCCCAACAAcctaatgaaaatgaaaatcttaATTAATTGTAACGATCATCGGCGTTCTCCGgtgattaaaattgaaatatccaCTTAAGTATAGCACATTATTTTCACGcttttggttttttatttatgttgcttgtgctgtatttagaccacTCTACAACGAAATTCGTTACATGCATAAACATTGATTCATATCCTCGTATTGGCAATATAATCATTAGTTAAAATGCAAATGTTGGCATGACAAAGATATCTGTAGATTTTTCATATGAATTGTATGTGTATAAGTGAATGTTTAACTGGGTGAAAAATTCTTGGAAAATAACACGATATTGAACTCCAAGAATGCATGAACAAATTATGTGTTATTTTTTCTCTCGTGGAtcttatatacatgtttataatgaCGTTTATCCTAACCATTGTTGTTGATGCATACGGGTCTGTCCCGTCACATGAACCATTGTGTGCCATATGATATTTATCTGATAAAGTACTAGATAGATGGGCGTATCTACATCCATATATGGCCAACAAACAAGGATTTtctggaaatgaaaaaaaaaaaaatacaaatacgaTAAAAATGACAAGtattaattatcaaaataaaaacaataagtctcTTTAATTATTTAAGTTTAGCGTTAACAATagattatatttcattatttttcttttttgggtGTTTTATTTTACAGGTATAATCatcaaaatatacatttatataatacacagcacaaacaacattttcgaAAAGACCAAAAGAATGAAAaggtatataatttaacaaaacgcatttgaccaactgatcgaacaactgatgttcttaaaccctgctgactgccattgacgattgccaaataaattgatcacgagatataacaaaatggatcttaaaattaatttaataccaaacagaaaacaataaatttgcgccaaagatgttataccacaaacatgGGGTGCAAAAATTAACTCCAAGTCTACATTGTAAACAAAGtacaaacctatgattgcgtttgaTAGAAACCGCATTTTTTTATTCGTATGCAtctaaaacaaatttcgttgtagagtggtctaaatacagcaaaaccaacattttccaaaaagaccaaaagggtgaaaaaatatattatatcgaAACGCATTTGACTTACAGGTCGAACAACTCATCACAAGGCGTAATTAAACGGAtatctatattaatttaataccaagtagaaaacaataaacgTGTGGCAAAGATGATAAATCACAAACATGAGGTGCTAAAATtggtacaccatatccggatttcgacaataaatgtctctttagtgttgttagggatcgaaaagtatttggaaggccatttaATTTACCTAAATTTgtgatagactcttgaattttaaatagtcaaaataggatgaacggattatataaTCCGGagtgaaaatataatacaagcccaaacgaaataaatataaacaagtctaaattgaaaacaacgttcaaacctatgattgcgttagatgaaaaccgcaatttttatacgtgtgcatgtaacaaatttcgttgtagaggggtcCAAATACAGCACAACCAATAGTTTCCAAAAGACTAAAAGAgtgcaaaaatatattttatcaaaacgcatttgacaaacaggtcgaacaactgatgtttttaAACCCTGTTGGGGTATATAAGCTCTGACCTATTATCAACTTATGTAGCTTTTTTCACCGGgtaaatcttttgaaattttgtatttattttgtatacattGCGTCTACTTTGAGGCTACTTACTGTATGTGACATTGCCTGTACTACACACAGGATCTAAGTGATTGTCGCAGGTGTGTGGACAGGTTTTGTCCCTTTCAGAACATTCACCAGAGTGAGCATAAACAACATGATCTCCAGTTTTAGTTGCTTCACAATTTGCCAAGTTTAAGAAACATCTATTATCTGCAATGTTAAAAAACATAATCACATCAAATTTTATGTTTGCATTGATATATCCAATCTAGATTCCTTTTTTTCTCCCCGTCAAATAAGTTGAttttaatattcaataaaaataaaacaagttgtCATTGTAGAAATTGATAGCTCTTGAAAATCTGTAATCTTATTCAAACTGTAGCAGTTCTATCCCTAACTAAAGTTTGAATGAGATTGTTCCAATTACTAGTACCTACTATCCATTGTCGTGACAGGGCAGACTAGATAGAAGATTTGTTTCAATAAAAATCATTATCCTGTCGCAAAGGTGTATGTAAGCTTGAGGGATGATGTAAATGAACGCGTTTTTATATGAAGCGGGGAAGGAAATGCTTTTCAAGTCAaacattttgatttctttataatTGAGAAAAACTATTCGAGGAGAATACcaagaagaaattaaacaaatttaacTCCCCTAGTATCTACCATATGTATTGTAGTGTTTCAACTCACTTATATGGTGTTTTGAAAGGgttatttattctttaatttACGGTTTACTCCCTTTTACTTCAATTTGTTATTTCTCGTTAACCTATTTTGACTTAATTAGAACTTccgcatcaaaaaatgaatacaaCTTACGGTATGTGTTTCCATCAGTTCCACATGCTAGCTGCAATTCTTCATCGCAGACATCCTTACAGCTGTATGATGAATGAATGGGTGGTCTGTGTGTTACGACGTGACTACAGGAGCCACGGTGTGAATAATGAAGATTAATTCCTTTTGCCTTTGAGTAGCATATTGCAACACTCAGGAGACACTGATTGCCTAAAAATAATGATCTATACATCAAAAGAGGGTAGTTATTTGAAACAATAGATTGCCTTTgcaaatagataaataaattttgaatgaaaatagAAGCGAAAAGTAAGCGACGTTTATGCAATTTGGATGTTTAGTATTTACATTTCTACTTACTATATGTTTTGCCATCTGATCCACACACGGGTGCGTACTGGGAAGTACATGTTCTGTGGCAATTGGTTTGTCCTAAAGCAACATCTGAAAAAGAAATGCTAGCGTACATTTACTATGTAGATTTCCTTGCTGTTTGCTTCTTCTAAGCTGAAAGTAGTCATTGATATATAAAGACATTTTAGTTTAAAGTGAAATCATTCTTCCCAAAGTTTTATGGCGTTATCGAGATCGTGTTGAAAACTAAGGATACATATTTTCGTATTCACAGTCTAGTCCTGGATTTTGAGACACCGAATGTTTTTTACCTAAAGATTACTTGTCATTGCCAAACAGAGCGTCatcaaaaggtaaaatcacaaaaatactccgagtaaaattcaaaacggatagtcccttatcaaatggcaaaatcaaaagctcgaacacagcaaacgaatggacaacaactgtcaaattcctgacttggtacgggcattttcttgaaaaatagtggattaaacatTAAAAGCTtgtaattgttattattacagaGACTACATGTACTACAACAAAAGCAGAAGGTTGCATTCTCAAAAATATAATAGTAATAtgaaattttatagaataaatgcAATTTGTCATTTTTAATGGGAACAGGCACAATAAAACCACACAAGTACACAAACACAAACTAAAGATCATAAATCATACTTTTAACCGGGGTTTATTAATGTTACTTACCTACGACAACAAGAAGTAAAATTGACCACAACATGGTGCCTGTTTGTTCTGTTCTTGACTCAAGCTTATCTCTTTATCTTTACATATACTGGAATCGTGACAATTCATATGATAAGGTTATTTGAAGCATTGACAATAATGTATCATATCTTATTACATGCAGTTTATAAGAAAAAAGGACATAAGACATGTAAGAAGGCTAGCAAAAAACAATCTAGTAATACTTTTGATACATGTTGGTACTGTAAATTccgaaattattgcgtgcatttactattgcgattttatcatttttaaaagacttaaatgcgatttaaatttttacttttttgagaAATATcatgttaaattcatataaaatatttcaaaatgcgagtttaaatcaTTGCGTTTACAAATTTGTCgcattttcgcaataataaaaacctcgcaataatttctgaatttacagtatttaatcATTTGTATTTGGAGTTTCACACAAGGAAACTGGAGTTTCACACAAGGAAACAAGTTAAAGATACAATGTAGGTCTGTTGATtgtaaaatatttctgttattgcATGTGTATAAATTTACAGAAGATATGATTGATCTCCTTATTGAGATTTTATTTGCAGGTTTATATAAACAGTCTGGAAAATTTCGTATTTCAAGGTTTTGATAATGCAAGAAAAACTACTTTACTACATATGTTAAAAGATGACAGAATGGCACAGCATGTACCAACATTACATCCTAGTGAGTTTAATGTGTAACACAAATCGTTAGACATGTGAAAATCTAATTTAGAATTTAAGAGAGTCGTTTAATTCCAGCCGAGAAATGAagaaaactgcaaaaaaaatgtattaaaaagataggagacttaaaaaaaaacatttataaataatctGTTATGAAATGTAAGGAACAGAACAACTTTTGGAAATAAGAGATAagcaaaagatacaaaaatttgaaaacagactgacaataccatggcaaaaaaaataatctaagtGACCAAAAGActaacaacagtatacaaaacgcacaatagaaaactacagactgaGAAATACAAATCCCACAGAAAAGTGGTGATGATCTCCAGTGCTCAGAAAGGGCATACAGATCATGGAATCCTTTATGAAATATGCATAGATATATATCAGCTATATTCATCAATGGTatgttaaatacattttctgtaatattttatttttaacatgtgaAGAATTATCCATGGGTGGTATGAGATTTACAACTTTTGATCTAGGAGGTCATCAACAAGGAATGATAGCTAAAGtttgtttgaaagaaaaaaatatagaaaaaaatggtaTATCCTTATGCATTGTATTTTGAGAAAATGACAAATGGAGGTAAAGCAGTAAAACATACCATTGAAACCCATGGCAAATACTGTCTTGGTATATACTCAGACATTGCTTATACTGAATCATAAATTTTTGCATGCATTTAGTATTGGGTTGTTGAACAATGGACACATATGCAAGATTTTTAATGGCAATTTCAGAAAATTCGACATACAAATAAAACTTTAAGATTTTAAATTACCAgttttagtatttaaaaaataatttcaattgtaattttttcaataatttctgaataaacaattttcattaaggaatataataataataatgataatctaTAAGTTAAATATACTGAGTTTtttaaactcatcattgataagAATGAAAAATGAGATAACTTTcgttattttgttaatttcagCACAACGAGTATGGAAAGATTACTTCCCAGCATTAGATGATATTGGTTTCCTTATTGGTGTCTGTGATGAGAAAGACTTGTGGAAGCTGAGGCTGAACTAGATGTaagggttttttttaaagattttatcatATACCGTAGAATAATTTGAGCTCAGGGCATCAGATTCATGTCACTCACATCcatgattgattttattttttgggtTTTTCAGGAATGCATACTGAGTTAGAGAAAGATTTGGAAGGGAAGCACAATATTTCATAAACTTTTTGTTACTTTtcgaaattgataatttcataaaACGTcttgtaaaagtcactacattaattgcttgataaacgaattaggtatagacaattcacttggaaactcaacatataccctcacgacacttaccaaagaggaaatcctggataatcataggtctgttctttgttcctttggtatttcaaccaaagatgaagaactggatcttccatcactgtattggatacctaaactacataagtgtccttaaaaacaacggtatattgctgggtcttccaagtgctccacgaaacctctttctaaattattaacatctattttatcagcaatcaaagacgggcttcaaatttattgtgaaactgcctattctagaggtgccgtgaatcagatgtggatacttaaaaattccaaagatcttttagagtacatacaatctaactctctttcatcttgtaacagtattaaaacatttgccttttctactctttacacaagtattccacattccaaactaaaagacaaattgaaagagttggtattactttgcttcataaaaaagaatggccaacgtagatacaagtatcttgtcttagggaggcataaatcatactttgtaaagaatcactctgattcaaacaaaaaattctctgaaaccgatattatcaagatgcttgatttcttgattgacaacatatttgtaacgttcggaggacgtgtttttcaacagactgtcccaatgggaacaaactgtgcccctctacttgccgacttgtttctttattattatgaggctgacttcatgcaggaacttcttaggaagaaagataagaagttagcaatatcctttaactctactttccgctatatagatgacgttctttcactaaacaattcaaaatttggtgactatgtggaacgcatctatcccatcgaattggagataaaggatactacagatacagttaagtcggcttcatatcttgacttacatctagaaattgacaatgagggtcggttgaaaacaaaactttacgacaaaagagatgatttcagctttccaattgtgaactttccatttctaagtagcaacattccagcagcacctgcatacagggtatatatctcccaattgatacgatatgcccgtgcttgcatttcctatcatgattttcttgatagagggttactgctcacaaggaagctattaaaccaagagttccaaatggtgaagttgaaatcatcccttcgtaaattttacggacgccatcacgagttggttgaccgttatggaataaccgtttcacaaatgatatcggatatgttctttacgtcgtaactacaatcctcttccctttcatgaatgtgacctaccgaattagactatttaccggatttgtaatcacataagcaacacgacgggtgccacatgtggagcaggatctgcttacccttccggagcacctgagatcacccctagtttttggtggggttcgtgttgtttattctttagttttctatgttgtgtcatgtgtactattgtttttctgtttgtctttttcatttttagccatggcgttgtcagtttgttttagatttatgagtttgactgttcctttggtatctttcgtccctcttttgttaaataagacaactatttgattttatttgttttttctataaTGAGTCGTTTGTTAAACGTCCTTTTgtgttttatatatgaattgaacaaATGTTTTTAGAAACCTTCAAATGCTCCAATTCGTTATTGTATCCCCGCTTTAAAAAAGAAGTGTggttcaatttgtttattttaaagttGAATATTGCCACCCTAAAaacattactgtaaattcagaaattattgcgtgcatttattattgtgattttgccattttaaacTAAAATGCGATTTTCATTTTTGCGATAtttagaaaaatcctgtttaattcatataaaaaaacttGTGAGTTTAATTTATTGCGACTATAACCCGGTCGCATttatcgcaataataaaaacatcacaataatttctgaatttacagtattctatTTGATTGTTTTAAAGACACTTAATGGTAACATGATATTATCACTTTTGGGAGACCATAATCTGATTGATGTTTTTAAGTTGCggtaaaatgaaaaatacttcTGCAGTTGGgcttttataatttaaatttgtaatttattgaTTGCTGTACATGCTATTATGAACAAAAACAGATATATGAAGCAATGATGAAgatttcttaaggtggtacctaacactacagggagataactctgtcaaatcagctaaacgttttaatcacgttgtattgtaaaggaaatattaagcttctcaatgatcaataAATGTCAAACTGCAATTATCCTACCAATTTTTTTCcgagaaagtgattggttcaagtttttttttaaatttttatagttttttcaaagggtcaaagttaatattttatcaaaattttatgaaaattaaacgagccaaattaattttagtcaatgtgtagggtaccaccttaatatgaaTCTTATACACCTGAAAAGGTCAATggatttgaattctatttatctcaTTACAGAGTTTACTGGCAAATAAACAAGTTCCCAATGCCccatgtttagttttattttattgtattaatCTTATTACAGAGATTACTGACAGATGACCATGTTGCCAATACCTCATGTTTAGTTTTAGGTGAATGATGTAGGCCTTTCCCTTTATATTATATTAGAACATATTACTTCATCCAGGAGACACTGATTACCTGAATATAAAATACAAACATCATAAGAGGAACGAAAGACAGActccagagggacattcaaactcaaaaacaTGTAATGATTCAAAACAGTGGATTGGATTGGCAAATCATTTAATtagtttttgtataaaaatgttacaaaaaagtcagcgattttttcttcttcatgtaATGCATTTCTACTTAATTTTACTTACTATATGTTTGGACAGCTGACCTACATACTGGTGGGAGGTACACGTTTTGATTTTGTTACGTTGGCTCTGTCCAAACGCAAAATCTGTAAAGGAATAAAGCGTTGGTGAAGAGTATTATGAGTATTTGATATTGATGAATTGtaaattgaatattttgtaaaagctTTTATGTAAAAAGttttatagttttgttattttagaccCTTTgactaaaatttaacaaattcaaCATTCTGGCTTGTCGTGTATAACTTGAATATGACCTGATGCAAATACTGAACCATGGAACCTCCCCCACCCCCCGTTTCAGGTGGGGTTCGTTTTTCGCAGTTTTTTctcagttttctattttgtgttttgtgtactgttagtCTTTGTCTTTTAAAGCCATatcgttgtcagttaattttcgactttgaatgtcccttttgtatctgtTGCCTCTCGTTTAAATCATATACATTCTTAAGAATGTAACTTTGACAAGGTAATAAGTGTTAAAGTAATAGATCTTTTATCATTAAGATTCTCAAAATATTCCACGTTCTATTGAAAATACCTCCTTTAAAAAAGAGGAGCTAACCCAAATCAGGGCACACAAGATAGAAAAAGAAGATTTGGATGCACGAGCTACGCACCTTTTAACTTAAGGGAACAAGAAAGATGCAAATCCGTTAACTTTATAAGATATGTTGAAAATAGAattcattttaattcaatatttaaatggCGTGTCATACTACTCTCGCATAACTaaactttaagaaaaaatattgttcattttCCATCGTTAACTTTCCTTTCTACGTAGACATTTCAACACCACCGTCATACGGAATATATTATAATAAGTTGATACGATATGTCAAGTATTACgattccaa
This genomic window from Mytilus galloprovincialis chromosome 9, xbMytGall1.hap1.1, whole genome shotgun sequence contains:
- the LOC143045346 gene encoding uncharacterized protein LOC143045346; translated protein: MLWSILLLVVVDVALGQTNCHRTCTSQYAPVCGSDGKTYSNQCLLSVAICYSKAKGINLHYSHRGSCSHVVTHRPPIHSSYSCKDVCDEELQLACGTDGNTYHNRCFLNLANCEATKTGDHVVYAHSGECSERDKTCPHTCDNHLDPVCSTGNVTYKNPCLLAIYGCRYAHLSSTLSDKYHMAHNGSCDGTDPYASTTMLDCSSYMTHGSIAGEGSTGHLWTCPREHELLCGADHHTYAGPCSYCRRMDYSKKLDENNMVHLISKSACKTWIG